From a single Couchioplanes caeruleus genomic region:
- a CDS encoding glycosyltransferase family 4 protein, whose translation MRIGIVSPYSFDVPGGVQNHIVDLAEALIGLGHEVSVLAPADEDAALPPYVVSAGRALPLPYNGSVARIAFGPVSTARVRRWLARGRFDVLHVHEPMTLSLSMLAVLSARGPVVATFHTAMIRSRALSAAQGLLQLVVEKITARIAVSELARKVQVEHLGGGAVEIPNGVAVAKFATAQPLPGWPGEGGALGFLGRFTEPRKGFELLRTAFVTLARDRPGLRLLVAGPGDRDELYDGIPAGLRPRVEFLGLVSEADKARMLRSVDVYVAPNTGGESFGMILTEAMAAGAAIAASDLDAFRRVLDGGRAGALFPTGDAAALTGLLGELLDDPHRRSELAQCSLTVVKSFDWPVVAKRVLEVYTTAIEATDGRVFDDEWAEPRPGT comes from the coding sequence GTGCGGATCGGGATCGTCTCGCCGTACTCCTTCGACGTGCCCGGCGGCGTCCAGAACCACATCGTCGACCTGGCCGAGGCGCTGATCGGGCTCGGCCACGAGGTGAGCGTGCTGGCCCCGGCCGACGAGGACGCCGCGCTGCCGCCGTACGTGGTGTCCGCGGGGCGGGCGCTGCCGCTGCCGTACAACGGCTCGGTGGCCCGCATCGCGTTCGGCCCGGTCTCCACCGCGCGGGTCCGGCGCTGGCTGGCCCGCGGCCGCTTCGACGTGCTGCACGTGCACGAGCCGATGACGCTGAGCCTGTCCATGCTGGCGGTGCTGTCGGCGCGGGGGCCGGTGGTGGCCACGTTCCACACCGCGATGATCCGGTCCCGGGCGCTCTCCGCCGCACAGGGGCTGCTGCAGCTTGTCGTCGAGAAGATCACCGCGCGGATCGCGGTCAGCGAGCTGGCCCGCAAGGTCCAGGTGGAGCACCTCGGCGGCGGCGCCGTGGAGATCCCGAACGGCGTGGCGGTGGCCAAGTTCGCCACGGCGCAGCCGTTGCCGGGCTGGCCGGGCGAGGGCGGCGCGCTGGGCTTCCTCGGCCGCTTCACCGAGCCGCGCAAGGGCTTCGAGCTGCTGCGGACGGCCTTCGTCACGCTGGCCCGCGACCGCCCCGGCCTGCGCCTGCTGGTGGCCGGCCCGGGCGACCGCGACGAGCTGTACGACGGCATCCCCGCCGGCCTGCGGCCCCGCGTGGAGTTCCTGGGCCTGGTCAGCGAGGCCGACAAGGCCCGGATGCTGCGCAGCGTCGACGTGTACGTGGCACCGAACACCGGCGGCGAGTCGTTCGGCATGATCCTGACCGAGGCGATGGCGGCCGGCGCGGCGATCGCGGCCAGCGACCTCGACGCCTTCCGCCGCGTGCTCGACGGCGGCCGGGCCGGGGCGCTGTTCCCGACCGGTGACGCCGCCGCGCTCACCGGCCTGCTCGGCGAGCTCCTCGACGATCCCCATCGTCGCTCCGAGCTGGCGCAATGCTCACTCACTGTAGTCAAGTCCTTCGACTGGCCCGTGGTCGCGAAACGGGTCCTCGAGGTCTACACGACCGCGATCGAGGCCACCGACGGACGGGTCTTCGACGACGAGTGGGCCGAACCACGCCCCGGGACGTGA
- the ruvB gene encoding Holliday junction branch migration DNA helicase RuvB, with the protein MTDDLVSPYAEDEDLDAEASVRPRRLADFIAQHRVRDQLELLLKGAMGRGTPPDHILLSGPPGLGKTTLANIVSAELGTGIRTTSGPVIERSGDLAAILTSLGPGDVLFIDEIHRIAKPAEELLYSAMEDFRVDVIVGKGPGATAIPLDVEPFTLVGATTRAGLLSGPMRDRFGFVAHLDFYSPADLDALLHRSARILGVPITPEGAAEIAGRSRGTPRIANRLLRRVRDYAEVRGNGIVDEETAKAALAVYDVDQLGLDRLDRAVLRALIESFRGGPVGLSTLAVAVGEQSDTVEEMCEPFLVRAGLLARTPRGRVATDAGWRHLGRTPPEGRAGMPHQPDLFARDADSSP; encoded by the coding sequence ATGACCGACGACCTGGTGTCGCCGTACGCCGAGGACGAGGACCTGGACGCGGAAGCCAGCGTCCGCCCGCGCCGCCTCGCCGACTTCATCGCCCAGCACCGCGTGCGGGATCAGCTCGAGTTGCTCCTCAAGGGAGCGATGGGCCGCGGGACCCCGCCGGACCACATCCTGCTCTCAGGCCCGCCCGGCTTGGGCAAGACCACGCTGGCGAACATCGTGTCGGCGGAGCTGGGTACGGGGATCCGGACCACCAGCGGGCCGGTGATCGAGCGGTCCGGTGACCTCGCCGCGATCCTCACCAGCCTGGGCCCCGGCGACGTGCTGTTCATCGACGAGATCCACCGCATCGCGAAGCCCGCCGAGGAGCTGCTCTACAGCGCCATGGAGGACTTCCGGGTGGACGTGATCGTGGGCAAGGGCCCCGGCGCCACCGCGATCCCGCTCGACGTCGAGCCGTTCACGCTGGTCGGGGCCACGACGCGGGCCGGGCTGCTGTCCGGGCCGATGCGCGACCGGTTCGGGTTCGTCGCCCATCTGGACTTCTACTCGCCGGCCGATCTGGACGCGCTGCTGCACCGCTCGGCGCGCATCCTGGGAGTGCCGATCACGCCCGAGGGGGCCGCGGAGATCGCCGGGCGGTCGCGGGGAACACCGCGGATCGCCAACCGGCTGCTGCGGCGCGTACGCGACTACGCCGAGGTCCGGGGCAATGGCATCGTGGACGAGGAGACGGCGAAGGCGGCCCTGGCCGTGTACGACGTCGACCAGCTCGGGCTCGACCGGCTGGACCGGGCGGTGCTGCGGGCGTTGATCGAGTCGTTCCGGGGCGGCCCGGTGGGCCTGTCCACGCTGGCCGTGGCGGTGGGGGAGCAGTCCGACACCGTCGAGGAGATGTGCGAGCCGTTCCTGGTGCGCGCCGGGCTGCTGGCCCGGACGCCGCGGGGGCGGGTGGCGACCGACGCCGGATGGCGGCACCTGGGCAGGACGCCGCCGGAGGGGCGGGCGGGGATGCCGCACCAGCCGGACCTGTTCGCCCGGGATGCGGATTCCTCTCCGTAA
- a CDS encoding phosphatidylinositol mannoside acyltransferase, which yields MKDRLTELGYAAGWRLARTLPLPAARALFNAGADRAARGNGPGTQRLRRNLRQVVGPELPDAELDELVRAGLRSYARYWMEAFRLPSQSKKDFLRDFNLLDEAEIDEVMAQGKGAVLALPHTGNWDAAAAWLVSKGHRLITVAERLKPEGLFERFVAYREKLGMEVVPLTGGQRAPLDVLAERVADGWAVALLADRDLSARGVEVEFFGGRTRMPPGPALLALRTGAPLYAVDLWFTEKQTVGTIRRVEPAAEGALDVRVRQTTQLLADAFAEGIARHPQDWHMLQKMWLTSAARV from the coding sequence GTGAAGGACCGGCTCACCGAGCTGGGCTACGCCGCGGGATGGCGGCTCGCCCGCACGCTCCCGCTGCCGGCGGCGCGGGCGCTCTTCAACGCCGGCGCCGACCGGGCCGCGCGCGGCAACGGGCCCGGCACCCAGCGGCTGCGCCGCAACCTGCGCCAGGTGGTCGGCCCCGAGCTGCCCGACGCCGAGCTGGACGAGCTGGTCCGGGCGGGGCTGCGCTCGTACGCGCGCTACTGGATGGAGGCCTTCCGGCTCCCGTCACAGTCGAAGAAGGACTTCCTGCGCGACTTCAACCTGCTCGACGAGGCCGAGATCGACGAGGTCATGGCCCAGGGCAAGGGCGCGGTCCTGGCCCTGCCGCACACCGGCAACTGGGACGCGGCCGCCGCCTGGCTCGTCTCGAAGGGGCACCGGCTGATCACCGTCGCCGAGCGGCTCAAGCCCGAAGGGCTGTTCGAGCGCTTCGTGGCGTACCGGGAGAAGCTCGGCATGGAGGTCGTGCCGCTGACCGGGGGCCAGCGTGCGCCGCTCGACGTGCTCGCGGAGCGGGTGGCCGACGGCTGGGCGGTGGCCCTGCTCGCCGACCGCGACCTGTCGGCGCGCGGTGTCGAGGTCGAGTTCTTCGGTGGCCGCACCCGGATGCCGCCCGGGCCGGCCCTGCTCGCGCTGCGCACCGGCGCCCCGCTCTACGCCGTCGACCTGTGGTTCACCGAGAAGCAGACGGTGGGCACCATCCGCCGCGTCGAGCCGGCCGCGGAGGGCGCGCTCGACGTACGCGTCAGACAGACCACCCAGCTGCTCGCGGACGCCTTCGCCGAGGGCATCGCCCGGCACCCGCAGGACTGGCACATGCTGCAGAAGATGTGGCTCACCTCGGCCGCCCGGGTCTGA
- the pgsA gene encoding phosphatidylinositol phosphate synthase, with product MAKIVNVTARAVFSYGINPVARFLLRIGVTPNAVTVAGTVGVLFGASFGARGELFWGTVVVTAFALTDALDGTMARMRGGTGHFGALLDSSMDRIADGAVFGAVVYYLATEHNPYNGVWAALICLVGGQVVSYVKARAQSLGLNADVGLAERLERLLIVGVGGLLGAAGLDWGLPAALWVLAVLSVVTVFQRLIHASRSDRPDAAPPAPVQPAGDLP from the coding sequence ATGGCAAAGATCGTCAACGTGACCGCCCGTGCTGTCTTCTCGTACGGGATCAACCCCGTCGCCCGCTTCCTGCTGCGGATCGGTGTCACGCCGAACGCGGTCACCGTCGCGGGCACCGTCGGCGTGCTCTTCGGCGCCTCCTTCGGCGCGCGCGGCGAGCTGTTCTGGGGCACCGTTGTGGTGACCGCCTTCGCGCTCACCGACGCCCTCGACGGCACGATGGCCCGCATGCGCGGCGGCACCGGGCACTTCGGCGCCCTGCTCGACTCGTCCATGGACCGCATCGCCGACGGCGCGGTCTTCGGTGCGGTCGTCTACTACCTCGCCACCGAGCACAACCCGTACAACGGGGTGTGGGCGGCGCTCATCTGCCTGGTCGGCGGGCAGGTCGTCTCGTACGTGAAGGCCCGCGCCCAGAGCCTCGGGCTCAACGCCGACGTGGGCCTCGCCGAGCGCCTCGAACGCCTGCTGATCGTGGGCGTCGGCGGCCTGCTCGGCGCCGCGGGGCTGGACTGGGGCCTGCCCGCGGCGCTCTGGGTGCTCGCCGTCCTCTCCGTCGTCACGGTCTTCCAGCGGCTGATCCACGCGTCGCGTTCCGACCGGCCCGACGCCGCGCCGCCCGCGCCCGTGCAGCCCGCGGGTGATCTCCCGTGA
- a CDS encoding YebC/PmpR family DNA-binding transcriptional regulator: MSGHSKWATTKHKKAVIDAKRGKMFAKLIKNVEVAARVGGGDPAGNPTLYDAIQKAKKSSVPNDNIDRAVKRGSGLEAGGADWQTIMYEGYGPSGVAMLIECLTDNRNRAATEVRTALTRNGGTFADAGSVSYLFNRKGVIIVPKGGLSEDDLMLAVLDAGAEEINDLGDSFEVVSEPGDLVAVRKSLQDAGIEYDSAESSLVPTMTVPVDEEAARKVFKLIDVLEDCDDVQNIYANFDVSDEIMAALDA; this comes from the coding sequence ATGTCCGGCCACTCAAAGTGGGCGACCACCAAGCACAAGAAGGCCGTCATCGACGCCAAGCGCGGCAAGATGTTCGCCAAGCTGATCAAGAACGTCGAGGTGGCGGCCCGCGTCGGCGGTGGCGACCCGGCCGGTAACCCCACGCTCTACGACGCCATCCAGAAGGCCAAGAAGAGCTCGGTGCCCAACGACAACATCGACCGCGCGGTCAAGCGCGGCTCCGGCCTGGAGGCCGGCGGCGCCGACTGGCAGACCATCATGTACGAGGGGTACGGCCCCAGCGGCGTCGCGATGCTCATCGAGTGCCTGACCGACAACCGCAACCGCGCGGCGACCGAGGTGCGCACGGCGCTGACCCGCAACGGCGGCACGTTCGCCGACGCCGGCTCGGTGTCGTACCTGTTCAACCGCAAGGGCGTGATCATCGTCCCCAAGGGCGGGCTGTCCGAGGACGACCTCATGCTCGCCGTGCTCGACGCCGGCGCCGAGGAGATCAACGACCTCGGCGACTCGTTCGAGGTGGTCAGCGAGCCCGGCGACCTGGTGGCCGTCCGCAAGTCGCTGCAGGACGCCGGCATCGAGTACGACTCCGCCGAGTCCTCGCTGGTCCCCACGATGACCGTCCCGGTCGACGAGGAGGCCGCGCGCAAGGTCTTCAAGCTGATCGACGTGCTCGAGGACTGCGACGACGTGCAGAACATCTACGCCAACTTCGACGTCAGCGACGAGATCATGGCGGCGCTCGACGCCTGA
- the ruvA gene encoding Holliday junction branch migration protein RuvA, which produces MIASVRGTVAAIAADSAVIEVGGVGLAVQCAPGTLSGLRTGAEARLATSLVVREDSLTLYGFADDDEKHLFELLQTASGVGPRLAQAVLAVHQPEAVRRAISAGDIAALTRVPGIGKKGAERLVLELRDRIGAVSTGADGVAGALSGGWQDQVRQGILALGWSAQQADQAVAAVAESVDGETPPVPVLLRQAIRLLGRTR; this is translated from the coding sequence ATGATCGCCAGCGTGCGCGGCACGGTCGCCGCGATCGCCGCCGACAGCGCCGTCATCGAGGTCGGCGGCGTCGGCCTCGCCGTGCAGTGCGCCCCCGGCACCCTCTCCGGCCTGCGCACCGGGGCCGAGGCGCGGCTCGCCACCAGCCTCGTGGTCCGCGAGGACTCGCTCACCCTGTACGGCTTCGCCGACGACGACGAGAAGCACCTCTTCGAACTGCTCCAGACCGCCAGCGGCGTCGGCCCCCGCCTCGCCCAGGCGGTGCTCGCCGTCCACCAGCCCGAAGCGGTGCGCCGCGCCATCTCCGCCGGCGACATCGCCGCGCTGACCCGCGTGCCCGGCATCGGCAAGAAGGGCGCCGAACGCCTCGTCCTCGAGCTCCGCGACCGCATCGGCGCCGTCTCCACCGGCGCCGACGGCGTGGCGGGCGCGCTCAGCGGCGGCTGGCAGGACCAGGTCCGCCAGGGCATCCTCGCCCTCGGCTGGTCCGCGCAACAGGCCGACCAGGCGGTGGCGGCCGTCGCCGAGTCCGTCGACGGTGAGACACCCCCGGTCCCGGTCCTGCTCCGCCAGGCGATCCGCCTCCTGGGCCGCACCCGATGA
- the secD gene encoding protein translocase subunit SecD encodes MARPPQGQPHPGRQLAVLGFLFVILYVLVFWGPGTKGLGYQERLHPKLGLDLVGGTQATYVASLAGGKAPSPESMEESRKIIDQRVNALGVAEAEVVVEGNRNIVVSVAGEENDQLKNVGQAAQMRFRKVLKATGDNAAVAVNPPSAAPSAAPSGSAAPKPSTSAGAKAPAVTGSAAPSASSGGQGGGERAPSPSATPSAPAATPSATPAAPLPVSASVQEQRAAIEKKVGAEAWAAAEKLSDPVDLSSDPTAGQKFKAFSTLTGAEVNALTPEMQFNVPTISCDQLNKRPAGAIDEVKSKVVACQSGAKMLLDVAKVVGTDIDTASPQLDQQSGQWVVSLDFTGPGQSKWTALTREAFQPAANDTCLTAAQALSTGATHCLVAVVLDKEVISAPEIQGVLSGQSQITGQFSSASAKQLADQIKYGALPVTFEAGTTQTVTATLGLAQLKAGLIAAAIGMGLVAIYAFFYYRLLGSVIFLSLVLSGLLTFGALVVLGRTTGFTLTLAGIAGFIVSLGVAADSFVIYFERLKDEIHEGRSARSAVPRAWARARRTIISANTITIMAAVVLYVVSIGAVRGFAFALGLSTVLDLVVVFLFRHPIMTLFASTKAFLSPRVSGLGRVLQRTPTEKEA; translated from the coding sequence GTGGCACGACCACCACAGGGACAACCGCATCCCGGGCGGCAACTCGCCGTGCTCGGTTTCCTCTTCGTGATCCTTTACGTGCTGGTGTTCTGGGGTCCAGGCACCAAGGGCCTGGGCTATCAGGAGCGGCTGCACCCGAAGCTCGGCCTCGACCTGGTCGGCGGCACCCAGGCGACGTACGTCGCGTCCCTGGCCGGCGGCAAGGCGCCGAGCCCGGAGAGCATGGAGGAGTCCCGCAAGATCATCGATCAGCGGGTCAACGCCCTGGGCGTCGCCGAGGCCGAGGTCGTCGTCGAGGGCAACCGCAACATCGTGGTCTCCGTCGCCGGCGAGGAGAACGACCAGCTGAAGAACGTCGGGCAGGCCGCGCAGATGCGGTTCCGCAAGGTGCTCAAGGCGACCGGTGACAACGCCGCGGTCGCCGTGAACCCGCCGTCGGCCGCGCCGAGCGCCGCGCCGAGCGGGAGCGCCGCTCCCAAGCCGAGCACCTCCGCCGGAGCCAAGGCCCCGGCCGTGACCGGCAGCGCCGCGCCGTCCGCCTCGTCCGGCGGCCAGGGTGGCGGCGAGCGGGCGCCGTCGCCGAGCGCCACCCCGTCGGCCCCGGCGGCCACCCCGTCGGCAACTCCCGCCGCACCGCTGCCGGTCAGCGCCAGCGTTCAGGAGCAGCGGGCCGCGATCGAGAAGAAGGTCGGCGCGGAGGCCTGGGCGGCCGCGGAGAAGCTGAGCGACCCGGTCGACCTCTCGTCCGACCCGACCGCGGGCCAGAAGTTCAAGGCTTTCAGCACGCTGACCGGCGCCGAGGTCAACGCGCTGACGCCGGAGATGCAGTTCAACGTCCCGACGATCAGCTGCGACCAGCTCAACAAGCGCCCGGCCGGCGCCATCGACGAGGTCAAGTCGAAGGTGGTGGCCTGCCAGAGTGGCGCGAAGATGCTGCTCGACGTCGCCAAGGTCGTCGGTACGGACATCGACACCGCGTCGCCGCAGCTCGACCAGCAGAGCGGCCAATGGGTCGTCTCGCTGGACTTCACCGGCCCCGGCCAGTCCAAGTGGACGGCGCTGACCCGCGAGGCCTTCCAGCCGGCCGCGAACGACACCTGCCTCACCGCCGCGCAGGCGCTGTCCACCGGTGCCACGCACTGCCTGGTCGCCGTCGTGCTCGACAAGGAAGTCATCTCGGCGCCGGAGATCCAGGGCGTGCTCAGCGGCCAGTCGCAGATCACCGGGCAGTTCAGCTCGGCCTCGGCCAAGCAGCTCGCCGACCAGATCAAGTACGGCGCGCTGCCGGTCACGTTCGAGGCGGGCACCACGCAGACGGTGACGGCGACGCTGGGCCTCGCGCAGCTGAAGGCGGGCTTGATCGCCGCCGCGATCGGCATGGGCCTGGTCGCGATCTACGCGTTCTTCTACTACCGGCTGCTGGGCTCGGTCATCTTCCTGAGCCTCGTGCTGTCGGGTCTGCTGACCTTCGGCGCGCTGGTGGTGCTCGGCCGTACGACCGGGTTCACGCTGACGCTCGCCGGTATCGCCGGTTTCATCGTGTCGCTCGGTGTCGCGGCGGACTCGTTCGTCATCTACTTCGAGCGCCTCAAGGACGAGATCCACGAGGGTCGCAGCGCGCGTAGCGCCGTACCCCGGGCGTGGGCCCGGGCGCGGCGTACGATCATCTCGGCCAACACCATCACCATCATGGCGGCCGTAGTGCTCTACGTCGTGTCGATCGGCGCGGTGCGAGGCTTCGCGTTCGCGCTGGGCCTCTCCACGGTCCTGGACCTCGTGGTGGTGTTCCTGTTCCGCCACCCGATCATGACGTTGTTCGCGAGCACGAAGGCGTTCCTGTCGCCGCGGGTCAGCGGTCTGGGCCGTGTCCTGCAGCGCACCCCGACCGAGAAGGAGGCCTGA
- the pdxT gene encoding pyridoxal 5'-phosphate synthase glutaminase subunit PdxT has protein sequence MTIGVLALQGDVREHLSALAESDALARPVRRPEELDGVDALVIPGGESTTMSKLADTFGLLEPVRKRIAGGMPVYGSCAGMIMLATTVLDGRPDQETFAGIEMTVRRNAFGRQVDSFEAAVRIDDVPGGDFHAVFIRAPWVEQVGGDVRVLGRVSDGPAAGRIVAVRQGNLLATAFHPELTGDLRVHRYFVEMVRQAADAR, from the coding sequence ATGACCATCGGAGTGCTCGCCCTGCAGGGCGACGTCCGCGAACACCTCAGCGCGCTCGCCGAGAGCGACGCCCTCGCCCGGCCGGTACGCCGCCCCGAGGAGCTCGACGGCGTCGACGCGCTGGTGATCCCCGGCGGCGAGTCCACCACCATGAGCAAGCTCGCCGACACGTTCGGGCTGCTCGAGCCCGTGCGCAAGCGCATCGCCGGCGGCATGCCCGTCTACGGCTCCTGCGCCGGCATGATCATGCTGGCCACGACCGTCCTGGACGGCCGCCCCGACCAGGAGACCTTCGCCGGCATCGAGATGACCGTGCGGCGCAACGCCTTCGGCCGGCAGGTCGACTCGTTCGAGGCGGCCGTGCGCATCGACGACGTGCCCGGCGGTGACTTCCACGCCGTCTTCATCCGTGCGCCCTGGGTCGAACAGGTCGGCGGCGACGTCCGGGTGCTGGGCCGCGTCAGCGACGGACCCGCCGCCGGTAGGATTGTCGCCGTCCGGCAGGGGAACCTGCTCGCCACGGCTTTCCACCCGGAGCTGACCGGGGACCTCCGCGTTCACCGGTACTTCGTCGAGATGGTCCGCCAGGCCGCAGACGCACGGTAG
- the ruvC gene encoding crossover junction endodeoxyribonuclease RuvC: protein MRVLGIDPGLTRCGVGVVEGVPGRPCKLIGYYVVYTEPDDELPMRLLHLDTSLTELVAEHRPDSVAVERVFSQHNTQTVTGVAQASGIGILAGARAGLPVETYTPSEVKAAVTGSGTAGKAQVTSMVTRLLNLDGPPRPADAADALAIAICHIWRGGTRARLQAAAVRAATAGRRAAPRPAVRRTPGGPR from the coding sequence GTGCGCGTGCTCGGCATCGACCCGGGACTCACCCGCTGCGGAGTCGGCGTCGTGGAGGGCGTGCCTGGCCGGCCCTGCAAGCTCATCGGCTACTACGTCGTCTACACCGAACCCGACGACGAGCTGCCCATGCGGCTGCTGCACCTCGACACGTCCCTCACCGAGCTCGTCGCGGAGCACCGCCCCGACAGCGTCGCCGTCGAGCGCGTCTTCAGCCAGCACAACACCCAGACCGTCACCGGCGTCGCCCAGGCCAGCGGCATCGGCATCCTCGCCGGAGCCCGCGCCGGACTGCCCGTCGAGACCTACACGCCCAGCGAGGTCAAAGCCGCCGTCACCGGCTCCGGCACCGCCGGCAAGGCCCAGGTCACCAGCATGGTCACCCGCCTGCTCAACCTCGACGGGCCACCGCGGCCCGCCGACGCCGCCGACGCCCTCGCCATCGCGATCTGCCACATCTGGCGCGGCGGCACCCGCGCCCGTCTGCAGGCCGCCGCCGTCCGGGCCGCCACCGCCGGCCGCCGGGCCGCGCCGCGCCCCGCTGTCCGCCGTACCCCAGGAGGTCCTCGATGA
- the yajC gene encoding preprotein translocase subunit YajC, translating into MFSAAQAQGGSSFMPLLLIVLLFGVMYVMMIRPQQKRRREAQAMQSALGPGDEIVTIGGLHATVVAIDDDVVTVEISPGVTARYARPAIARVLKQEPVAEEPIEAPVAEEPIQSPVVETRKNND; encoded by the coding sequence GTGTTCTCAGCAGCTCAAGCGCAGGGCGGGAGCAGCTTCATGCCGCTCCTCCTGATCGTCCTGCTCTTCGGCGTCATGTACGTCATGATGATCCGCCCGCAGCAGAAGCGGCGCCGCGAGGCGCAGGCGATGCAGTCGGCGCTCGGTCCCGGCGACGAGATCGTGACGATCGGCGGCCTGCACGCCACCGTGGTCGCGATCGACGACGACGTCGTCACGGTGGAGATCTCCCCGGGTGTCACCGCCCGGTACGCCCGCCCGGCGATCGCCCGCGTGCTCAAGCAGGAGCCCGTCGCGGAGGAGCCGATCGAGGCCCCGGTTGCCGAGGAACCGATCCAGAGCCCCGTCGTCGAGACGCGCAAGAACAACGACTGA
- the pdxS gene encoding pyridoxal 5'-phosphate synthase lyase subunit PdxS has protein sequence MVSESATDSQPTTGTARVKRGMAEMLKGGVIMDVVTAEQAKIAEDAGAVAVMALERVPADIRAQGGVSRMSDPDMIDGIINAVSIPVMAKARIGHFVEAQVLQSLGVDYIDESEVLTPADYANHIDKWAFTAPFVCGATNLGEALRRITEGAAMIRSKGEAGTGDVSNATTHMRTIRAEIRRLTSLPEDELFVAAKELQAPYELVKEVATLGKLPVVMFTAGGIATPADAAMMMQLGAEGVFVGSGIFKSGNPAQRAAAIVKATTFHDDPDVIAKVSRGLGEAMVGINVEDVPQPHRLAERGW, from the coding sequence ATCGTGTCCGAGAGCGCGACCGACAGCCAGCCCACCACCGGTACCGCCCGCGTGAAGCGCGGCATGGCCGAGATGCTCAAGGGCGGTGTGATCATGGACGTGGTCACCGCGGAGCAGGCCAAGATCGCCGAGGACGCCGGCGCCGTCGCCGTCATGGCCCTCGAGCGGGTGCCCGCCGACATCCGCGCCCAGGGCGGGGTGTCCCGGATGAGCGACCCCGACATGATCGACGGCATCATCAACGCCGTCTCCATCCCCGTCATGGCCAAGGCCCGGATCGGCCACTTCGTCGAGGCCCAGGTGCTGCAGTCGCTCGGCGTCGACTACATCGACGAGTCCGAGGTGCTGACCCCGGCCGACTACGCCAACCACATCGACAAGTGGGCCTTCACGGCGCCCTTCGTCTGCGGCGCCACCAACCTCGGCGAGGCGCTGCGCCGCATCACCGAGGGCGCGGCGATGATCCGCTCCAAGGGCGAGGCCGGCACCGGCGACGTCTCCAACGCCACCACCCACATGCGCACGATCCGCGCCGAGATCCGCCGGCTCACCTCGCTGCCCGAGGACGAGCTCTTCGTCGCCGCCAAGGAGCTGCAGGCGCCGTACGAGCTGGTCAAGGAGGTCGCCACGCTCGGCAAGCTGCCGGTCGTCATGTTCACCGCGGGCGGCATCGCCACCCCCGCCGACGCGGCCATGATGATGCAGCTGGGCGCCGAGGGCGTCTTCGTGGGTTCCGGCATCTTCAAGTCCGGCAACCCGGCCCAGCGCGCCGCCGCCATCGTCAAGGCCACCACCTTCCACGACGACCCCGACGTGATCGCCAAGGTCTCCCGCGGCCTCGGCGAGGCGATGGTCGGCATCAACGTCGAGGACGTCCCGCAGCCCCACCGCCTCGCCGAGCGCGGCTGGTAG